The following coding sequences lie in one Nycticebus coucang isolate mNycCou1 chromosome 18, mNycCou1.pri, whole genome shotgun sequence genomic window:
- the LOC128571025 gene encoding LOW QUALITY PROTEIN: centrosomal protein of 97 kDa-like (The sequence of the model RefSeq protein was modified relative to this genomic sequence to represent the inferred CDS: inserted 1 base in 1 codon) — MYHHVLNQDYSLKAEWLYSQGKGRAYRPGQHIQLVQYLATVCPLTSTLGLQTAEDAKLEKILSKQRFHQRQLMNQSQXEELSPLTPAEARTPLIPEHSRPIQDCQSVQESEPVIQVNSWVGTSSNDDQLYSVKNNFPASVHTTRYSGNDLHLEDIQTDEDKLNCSLLSSESTFMPVASGLSPVSPTVELRLQGINLGLEEDDIADESVKGLESQVLDKEEEKTLRAANENSVQVMKSEINTEVNEKAGILPCPEPTIISTILKDDNHSIKSFPETAGLDVSHTQPDDQETKSQKTSEKLSCMVLTQTSVALGHDKVALQKLNEAATKLQACWRGFHGRNNNPQAKDVRYEIRLRRMQEHIVCLTDEIRRLRKERDEERIKKFVQEEAVKFLWYQVRCLQVWQQTVDQHLSSWPTDVPVISSTLVPSKPPLFTQSQEPSSNKNSDWFIASIEAPQEKSFPEFPDSGFHSSLTGQVHCLQDSLDFEKSSTEGSESSIIGNSTHTVKYAKESDLGDTLSEEHGECSKESSNNEQANSLLEQYLTSVQQLAEADDRTDTDEGSEDNKLHIHCSLEKLDTLSNSASADETHGISPTLQDEISQIPENCELNTEVQEQQPECDSTFELLHVGVTV; from the exons GAGCATACCGTCCTGGCCAGCACATCCAGCTTGTCCAGTATCTGGCTACAGTCTGTCCTCTCACTTCTACACTGGGTCTTCAAACTGCTGAGGATGCCAAACTAGAGAAGATTCTGAGCAAACAGAGGTTTCATCAGAGGCAGTTGATGAACCAAAGCC AGGAAGAGTTGTCTCCTCTTACTCCTGCCGAAGCAAGGACACCCCTTATACCTGAACATTCACGCCCTATTCAAGATTGCCAGTCAGTTCAAGAAAGTGAGCCTGTCATCCAAGTCAATTCTTGGGTTGGGACAAGTAGTAATGATGATCAGTTATATTCTGTGAAGAATAATTTTCCAGCCTCTGTCCATACTACAAGATATTCTGGAAATGACCTGCATCTCGAAGACATACAGACAGATGAGGACAAATTGAATTGTAGTCTTCTCTCTTCAGAGTCTACTTTTATGCCAGTTGCTTCAGGACTTTCTCCAGTGTCACCTACAGTTGAGCTGAGGCTGCAGGGTATTAACTTGGGCCTAGAAGAAGATGATATTGCAGATGAATCTGTAAAAGGGCTGGAAAGCCAGGTCTTggataaggaagaagaaaagacctTAAGGGCCGCAAATGAGAATTCTGTTCAAGTGATGAAAAGTGAGATCAATACAGAGGTAAATGAGAAAGCTGGGATATTACCTTGTCCTGAGCCAACAATAATCAGCACCATCTTGAAGGATGATAACCATAGTATTAAATCTTTTCCTGAGACAGCTGGACTTGATGTCTCCCATACACAGCCAGATGATCAAGAAACCAAGTCTCAAAAAACTTCAGAGAAACTTTCCTGCATGGTTTTAACCCAGACATCTGTTGCTTTAGGACATGATAAAGTTGCCCTTCAGAAATTGAATGAAGCAGCCACCAAGCTTCAGGCCTGTTGGCGAGGGTTTCATGGTAGGAACAACAACCCTCAAGCCAAAGATGTGCGTTATGAAATCCGACTGCGCAGAATGCAGGAGCACATTGTCTGCTTAACTGATGAAATAAGgagattaagaaaagaaagagatgaagaacGTATTAAAAAATTTGTTCAAGAAGAGGCTGTCAAATTCCTCTGGTACCAGGTAAGGTGTCTACAAGTTTGGCAACAGACAGTGGACCAGCATCTAAGTTCTTGGCCTACTGATGTTCCTGTTATATCAAGTACTCTGGTGCCATCTAAACCTCCGTTATTTACTCAAAGTCAGGAACCCTCATCTAACAAAAATTCTGATTGGTTCATTGCTTCTATTGAAGCTCCTCAAGAGAAATCCTTTCCAGAATTTCCAGACTCTGGTTTTCATTCCTCCTTAACAGGACAAGTTCACTGTTTACAAGATTCTTtggattttgaaaaaagttcCACAGAAGGAAGTGAAAGCTCCATTATAGGGAATTCCACTCACACGGTCAAATATGCCAAAGAGTCAGATTTAGGAGATACCCTTAGTGAAGAACATGGTGAATGCAGTAAGGAAAGCTCAAATAATGAGCAGGCTAATAGTCTGCTTGAACAGTATTTAACTTCGGTTCAACAGCTAGCAGAGGCTGATGACAGGACAGATACTGATGAAGGGTCAGAAGATAATAAGCTTCACATACATTGTTCCCTAGAAAAGTTAGATACCTTGTCTAACAGTGCTTCTGCAGATGAGACTCATGGCATATCCCCTACTTTGCAAGATGAAATCAGCCAGATACCAGAGAATTGTGAATTAAATACGGAAGTTCAAGAGCAGCAGCCAGAATGTGATTCTACATTTGAGCTATTGCATGTTGGTGTTACTGTGTAG